One window of Centropristis striata isolate RG_2023a ecotype Rhode Island chromosome 21, C.striata_1.0, whole genome shotgun sequence genomic DNA carries:
- the LOC131959682 gene encoding uncharacterized protein LOC131959682 produces MNGLPLPSANDLPTLAVQSIHGEAVQTAQDSGLNLLPQDLPVNPGSHLSPSTSPDNPGNPESTRCASIRRIKVVEDLLAVFMDSSIIHLTLKMDFVNEKATDDAGVSREVYTAFWEQFLEQCEGETERVPRMDMGERIIRPWCHASEAIKGLHLSLHSWH; encoded by the exons atgaatggactccCATTGCCCTCAGCTAATGACCTGCCTACACTAGCTGTGCAGTCCATACATGGGGAGGCAGTGCAAACTGCACAG GACAGTGGGCTGAATCTTCTACCACAAGATTTGCCTGTAAATCCAGGCAGCCATCTTTCCCCATCAACATCACCTGACAACCCAGGAAATCCAGAGAGCACACGTTGTGCATCAATTCGCAGGATTAAGGTTGTTGAAGATCTTTTGGCTGTATTTATGGACAGCAGCATAATACATTTGACTCTAAAGATGGACTTTGTAAATGAAAAGGCAACTGATGATGCTGGAGTGTCAAGAGAAGTTTACACTGCATTCTGGGAACAATTTCTTGAACAGTGTGAAGGGGAAACGGAGCGAGTGCCAAGGATGGATATGGGTGAAAGGATTATTAGACCATGGTGTCATGCCAGTGAGGCTATCAAAGGCCTTCATCTTAGCCTGCATTCATGGCATTGA
- the LOC131960060 gene encoding uncharacterized protein LOC131960060 yields MEEDFEQFLRPREVPQADIMHMKRDKVDKAVISVMTDEQMAKYITSYGDRVAVLSFCQQTMCSLDKETLIQRLGDKIETRKMRSRTKGVLQNPGEGMARHRNTAAEKTSRKIEIGWLHFYNNEYHQVRTKNGGGTRHAAAEKTTTVAQILKLGKELFFPNGQSPKGQADDFTFEVCDFKRKRIIFDDTVGRLYEQTKMKLLRFYICTKEEGPATDQSSSEEDECCEDYLSEDLSVS; encoded by the exons ATGGAGGAGGATTTCGAGCAGTTCCTGCGGCCAAGAGAGGTCCCGCAAGCGGACATCATGCACATGAAAAGAGACAAG GTTGACAAGGCAGTGATTTCTGTTATGACTGATGAACAAATGGCCAAATATATCACTTCATATGGTGACAGAGTAGCTGTCCTTTCCTTCTGTCAACAAACAATGTGCAGCCTTGATAAAGAGACTCTTATACAAAGATTAGGAGATAAAATAGAAACTCGGAAAATGAGATCAAGGACAAAAGGTGTGCTCCAAAACCCAGGTGAGGGGATGGCAAGACATAGAAATACTGCAGCAGAAAAGACTTCCAGGAAGATTGAAATAGGATGGCTTCATTTTTACAATAATGAATACCATCAAGTGAGAACCAAAAATGGTGGAGGAACACGACATGCAGCTgcggaaaaaacaacaactgttgctCAGATCTTGAAGCTAGGAAAAGAGCTATTTTTTCCAAATGGACAGTCACCCAAAGGACAAGCTGATGACTTTACCTTTGAGGTctgtgattttaaaagaaagcGAATTATTTTCGATGACACTGTTGGTAGACTGTATGAACAAACCAAAATGAAGCTGCTTAgattttacatttgcacaaaagAAGAAGGACCTGCAACAGATCAGTCTTCATCTGAAGAGGATGAATGTTGTGAAGATTATTTATCTGAGGATTTATCTGTCAGCTGA